From one Peredibacter starrii genomic stretch:
- a CDS encoding lipase family protein produces the protein MKTDLTTPGSYAQTKALAPKNNSALKPVLNPLDLKPTGSGPDYKVELSSPKLPSAPSLPGVPSLPDFPSLNKPKPEVPTKEIVKEEIKEEIKAEAVKKPEAKEGSVKKPAIFFIKGLDIFSSPSNSESGYAGLGRMAEAVDGSRLYGWDQKEEIIKEIKKVHPDYPVILVGHSLGGDTAIEVADELDSLGNKFKGVDLLVTIDAVGFSHDIVPQNVKKHLNVFGEKSLFLNDGPHVARREEKTSVRNILSPLDHTEIDDDREIQFEIMSMIQETLKGVIY, from the coding sequence GTGAAGACTGATTTAACCACCCCAGGTTCTTACGCTCAAACCAAGGCCCTCGCTCCGAAGAATAATTCGGCATTGAAGCCTGTTTTAAATCCATTAGACTTAAAACCCACTGGCAGCGGTCCTGATTATAAGGTTGAACTTAGTTCTCCGAAGCTTCCAAGTGCCCCAAGTCTTCCAGGGGTGCCAAGTCTTCCGGACTTTCCGAGTCTGAACAAACCAAAACCTGAAGTTCCTACCAAAGAAATCGTTAAAGAAGAGATCAAAGAAGAAATTAAGGCCGAGGCAGTTAAAAAACCAGAGGCCAAAGAAGGCTCTGTAAAGAAACCTGCGATCTTCTTTATTAAGGGTCTTGATATCTTTAGTTCTCCTTCAAATTCAGAGTCTGGATACGCGGGCCTAGGTCGTATGGCCGAAGCTGTTGATGGCTCTCGCCTTTATGGTTGGGACCAGAAAGAAGAAATCATCAAAGAGATTAAAAAAGTTCACCCTGACTATCCTGTGATCCTTGTGGGCCACAGTCTTGGTGGAGATACGGCGATTGAAGTGGCCGATGAACTAGACAGTCTTGGTAACAAGTTTAAAGGTGTGGATCTATTGGTAACAATTGATGCCGTGGGATTCTCCCATGACATCGTTCCTCAAAATGTAAAAAAACATCTCAATGTCTTTGGCGAAAAGAGTTTGTTTTTGAATGATGGACCTCACGTGGCCCGTCGTGAAGAGAAGACTTCTGTCAGAAACATCCTTTCACCACTTGATCACACGGAAATTGATGATGATCGAGAAATCCAATTTGAAATTATGAGTATGATTCAAGAGACACTGAAAGGTGTGATCTACTAA
- a CDS encoding response regulator, with protein MKKVFVIDDDADVRDVIVFALEEEGYEVEVSENGKQGLDILSSYEESRYPGLIIVDYLMPEMDGITFIKTLKSEYPDTLGKIPLVISSAMGQMDEFDFLSDVSRLYKPMDLEDLLKIVKKYCD; from the coding sequence ATGAAAAAAGTCTTTGTCATTGATGATGATGCTGATGTTCGCGACGTCATCGTGTTTGCCCTTGAAGAAGAAGGTTATGAAGTTGAAGTTTCTGAGAACGGCAAACAGGGCCTGGACATTCTTAGTTCATATGAAGAGTCTCGTTATCCGGGACTTATCATTGTTGATTATCTCATGCCAGAAATGGACGGGATTACTTTTATCAAAACCCTGAAATCTGAATATCCTGATACTCTTGGAAAAATTCCTCTTGTTATCAGCAGTGCTATGGGACAGATGGATGAGTTTGATTTTCTCAGCGATGTAAGTCGTCTCTACAAGCCGATGGATCTGGAAGATCTTCTGAAAATCGTTAAAAAATACTGCGATTAA